In Micromonospora ferruginea, the sequence AGCCCGCAGCGGGCCTACCCGTCGATCCACCTGACCGGCACCAACGGCAAGACCTCGACGGCCCGGATGATCGACTCGCTGCTGCGGGCGTTCGGGCTGCACACCGGCCGCTACACCAGCCCGCATCTGGAGACCGTCCGGGAGCGGATCAGCCTGGACGGCGAACCGGTGAGCGAGGAGCGGTTCGTGGCCACGTACCGCGAGATCGCGCCGCTGGCCGAGCTGGTCGACCAGCGGTCGGCCGAGCCGTTGACCTACTTCGACCTGACCACGGCGCTGGCGTTCGCCACGTTCGCCGACGCCCCGGTCGACGTGGCGGTGGTGGAGGTCGGCCTGGGTGGCGCGGAGGACGCCACGAACGTGATCCAGGCCGGCGTCGCGGTGATCACCCCGATCGGGCTGGACCACACCGAGTGGCTCGGCGACACCATCGAGGACATCGCGCTGCACAAGGCGGGCATCATCCACCCCGGCGCCACCGTGATCGCGGCGGCGCAGGAGGAGGACGCGGCCCGGCCCATCCTGGAACGCTGCGCCGAGGTCAACGCCACCGTCGCCCGCGAGGGCGCCGAGTTCGGGGTGATGCGCCGGGCGGTCGCCGTCGGCGGCCAGGTGCTCACCATCCAGGGCCTGGGCGGGGTGTACGAGGAGATCTTCATCCCGCTGCACGGCGCGCACCAGGCGCAGAACGCGGCCGTGGCGCTGGCCGCGGTGGAGGCGTTCCTCGGCGCGGGCGCGCGGCGGCAGCTCGACATCGAGGCGGTCCGGGAGGGCTTCGCCGCGACCAGCTCGCCGGGCCGGCTGGAGCGGGTGCGCACCGCACCGACGGTGCTGCTCGACGGGGCGCACAACCCGCACGGGATGGCCGCCACGGTGACCGCGCTTCAGGAGGAGTTCGCGTTCAGCAAGCTCGTCGGCGTGCTGGCCGTGCTTGGCGACAAGGATGCGGCCGGCCTGCTCGACCTGCTCGAACCGGTGCTCGACACGATCGTGGTCGCGGAGAACAGCTCGCCCCGGGCGATGCCCGTCGACGAGCTGGCCGAGCTGGCCCGGGAGGTCTTCGGGGCGGAGCGGGTGCAGGTGGCCCGGGAGATGCCGGACGCCATCGAGGCGGCGGTCGCCGAGGCCGAGTCCGACGTGCCGGGCGAGTTGGCCGGTGTGGGCGTGCTGATCACCGGTTCGGTGGTGACCGTGGCCGACGCCCGCCGGCTGCTCAAGCGATGACCGGGCCGGAGCGGCGTCCGGACGCGGAGCCGGGGCCGGGCGGCGAGGCTGATCCGGGCGCGGAGCAGCCTGGTGGGGCGGGCCCGGGCGGCGTCCGCCGGTCCGGGCTGCGCAACCCCGACAAGGCGGTACGCGGCCTGGGCGCCGGCACGCTCTCACTGGAGGCGCTGGTGCTGCTGCTGGCCATCCAGCCGATCCGGGTGGTCGGCGGCGACCTGAGCGGCGTCGCGATCGGCGCGATCGTCGCGCTGGCGGTGGCCTGCGTGGTGCTGGCCGGCATGATGCGCCGAAGCTGGGCCTGGCACGCCGGCACGGTGGTGCAGGGCCTGCTGCTGCTCTCCGGGCTGCTGCACTGGTCGCTGTTCGTGCTCGGCGTGATCTTCGCGCTGGTGTGGGCGTACGCGTGGCACGTGCGGCGGGTCATCCTCGGCTGAGCGCCGTTTCCTGTTAGGCGGGGCCCCTTCCTATACCGCAGGCGTTAAGAAGGGCCCCCGCCTTGCACCTCAGGCGTCGGCGAGCGACCGCCACTGGGTCAGCGCCACGCCGTGACCGTCGGGGTCGCGGAAGGCGGCGGCCCACACCTCCAGCTTGGTGCCCCGGTTGACCACCCGGGGGGCGTACGTGAACCGGACGCCGGACTCGCGCAGCCGCTCGTACGCCGCCTGGATGTCGTCCACCTCCAGGTTGACGTGCACCAGCCGGCGGCTGATCGGCGCGGCGCCGGTCACCCGACGCAGCACCAGCCGGGTCGGCCCGGAGCCGAGCACCGCGTTGCCCTCGCCCCGGTCCAGCTCGTCGAAGCCCAGCTCCCGGTAGAAGGCGAGGGACCGGTCCAGGTCGGTGACGAGCAGCGTGATCCCGACGCCGCTGATCGGGCTGGCCAGCTCGTCCGGCTCGGTCGCGCCGGTCGGACCGAAGATGGCCTCGTCCAGCTCCTCCGGGGTGGGCGGGGCATCGCGCTCCGGGGCGTCCAGCGGGACGTCGATCGACTCCACCGCCACCGTCGTGTCGTCGGCCCGTTCCTCGGCCGGGGGGCGGGGCGCCGGCGCGCGCCGGGGAGCGGGCCCGCCGACGACGGCTCGACCAGTTGCCCCTCCAGCACGACCGGGCCGCCGGGCCGCTGGCGCATCACCACCGGCTCGCGGTCCTCCGGCCGGGGCGAGAGGTCGTCCAGCAGCGGATCCGGCGCGGGCGGGTAGTCGTCGCGGAGGAAGTCGTCCTCCGGGGCGCGGCCGGCCCACGGCGGGGCCTCCTGCGCGATGAGGGTCTCGTCGAACGGGTCGGCGTCGGCGTACTCCGGCGGCAGGTGGGCGACCGGGGCGGAGTTCTCGGCGTGGGTGGGCACCTCGTCCCAGAGCACCCGGACGTGGCGCTGGTCGTCCAGGGCCACCCGGACCGGCAGCGCCTGGCCCAACGAGGGCCACTTGGCGACCGGCACCCGGGGCTCGATGATCTTCTTGGAGCGGGGCGGCAGCCCCGGCGCGTCGATCACCAGTTGCAGCTCGCAGCGCCCGAAAGCGTACTGGGTGGGCGGTTCGGAGGCGCTGTGCACGTGGCCCAGGCCGACCACCCAGGTGCGGCCGCCGCCCCGGACCGTGGCCAGGGCGATCGCCAGCACCAGCAGCGCGACGCCGAGCGCCACGATCGCCCAACTGGTCATCCCGAGGCCGAACAGGGTCACGAACGCGGCCACGGTGCCCAGCACCGCGCCGATCAGCTTGCGCACCGGCGCGATGGTGCGGTTCCCGCCATTCGCCACAGTGGACCTCCCAGGGGTTCCATGGTCAGGCTAGGCCGCCGCGGCGGGCCAGGGAAGACGCAGCCGCCGCGCCGGCGCCGGGACCGGGTCGCTACGCTGACCGTACCCAGCCGACCCGGTTTGAGTGCACAGGAGGAAGCCAGCGTGTCCAGCAGCAGCCCGGACGAGCGGTCGCTCGTACTGATCAAGCCCGACGCGGTGCGCCGTGGTCTGGTGGGCGAGATCCTGTCCCGTTTCGAGCGCAAGGGCCTGCGGATCGACGCGCTGGTGAGCCGCACCATGGACGGCGACTTCGCCGACCAGCACTACGCCGAGCACGTCGACAAGCCGTTCTACCCGCCGCTGAAGACGTTCATGACCGGCGGTCCGCTGGTGGCGCTGGTGCTCTCCGGCGACCAGGTGATCGAGGTGGTCCGGGGCATGATCGGCAGCACCGACGGCCGCAAGGCCGCCGCCGGCACCATCCGCGGCGACCTGTCCCTGTCGAACCGGGAGAACCTGGTGCACGCCTCCGACTCGACCGACAGCGCCAAGCGCGAGATCGCCCTCTGGTTCCCCGAGCTGGGCTGACCGTTCTCCCGCCGGCCCCGGTTCCTCGCGCGGGACCGGGGCCGCCGCGTGCTCAGCGGCCGACCCAGGTCAGCTTGTCCGGGTTGCCGACCAGGTAGACGTTGGTGATCCGGCCGCCGGCGGCGGCGACGCCGAGGGTGTACCGGACCCCGGACGGCCAGGTCAGCAGCAACGCGGGCGCGCCGTTGAGTTCCACCGGGGCGGCCCGCACGCCGGGGCGGCGACGGCCGTACACACCGGCGAAGAAGCGGGCGATCCGGTCCGCGCCGTACACCGGTCTGCGTGCCGCGCGGATCCGTCCACCGCCGTCGGACCACGCGGTGGCGTCGGTCGCGACCAGGTCGGTCAGCCGGACCAGGTCGCCGTCGCGGGCGGCGGCGAGGAAGGCGTCGAGCAGCCGTCGCTGCTCGGCCGGGCCGGCGGTGAAGCGCCGCCGTTCCTCGGCGAGCCGGGCCGCCGCGCGGTGGTGCAGTTGGCGGCAGTCCGCCGCCGACCGGTCCAGGATGTCGCCGATCTCCGCGTACGGCATCGCGAACGCGGTGTGCAGCACGTAGACCGCCCGCTCCGGCGGGGTGAGCCGCTCCAGCAGGTGCAGCAGGGCGGTGGAGATCGTCTCCCGCAGCTCGGCGGTCTCCAGCGGGCCGAACGGCGACTCTTCGGTGGGCACCGGCTCGGGCAGCCACGGCCCGACGTACGTCTCCCGGCTGGCCCGCCGGGCCCGCAGCCGGTCCAGCGCCAGCCGGGTCACCACCCGGGACAGGTAGCGGCGCGGTTCGGCCACCGCCCGCCGGTCGACGTCGAGCCAGCGCAGGTACGCCTCCTGGAGCACGTCCTCGGCGTCGTGCAGGCTGCCCAGCAGCCGGTACGCCAGGCCGAGCAGCATCGGCCGGTGCGCGGTGAGCGCACCGGCCGCCTCCGCCGCGCGGGGGGAGGTCACACCTCGTGCGGTGGCTGGGTCCGGCTGCTGATCACGATCCGGTTCCACACGTTGATTGTCGCGATCGCGACGACGAGGTCGGCCAGCTCCTTCTCCGACCAGACCTTGGCGGCGGCGTCCCACACGTCGTCGGGCACGCCGTGCTCGCCGAGCCGGGTGACCGCGTCGGTCAACGCCAGCGCGGCCCGCTCCCGCTCGTCGAAGAAGGACGGGGCCTCCCGCCAGGCCGCCAGGACGAAGAGCCGCCGGCTGTCCTCCCCGGCCGCCAGCGCCTCCCGGGTGTGCATGTCCACGCAGAACGCGCAGCCGTTGATCATCGACGCCCGGGTCTTCACCAGCTCCAACACGGTGTGGTCCAGGTTGCCCCGGATGTACTTCTCCAGCCCGAGCACCGCCGCGTACGCCTCCGGCGCCACCGTCGCCATGTCGATCCGGCTCATTGTTGCCTCCCTCGTGTCGTCCGTCCGCCCACACGACGGATGCGACCCGGTCCGGCGTGACGGCCCACCGGTGTGACGCCGGTCATGCGAGGTGTTAAGAGGGGGCCCCGCCTCATCCGTATGCGTTAAGAAGGGGCCCCTCCTTACTCGGAGGCGGAGGGGTGGGGGCGTCGAGTAAAGTGGGCACGGTAAGGCGACGACCCGGCCATCACCGGCGAGCCTCCGGAAGAACAGCCGGGCAACCGGCCCAGTAGAACCGGACGGGACGGCCCGTCACAGCCGACCAACGAGCGGGCGGTCGATCCTGACCGTCAAGCGGGGTGGTACCGCGGACCATCCGGGAGCGCCGTCAGGCACGCCCGGCCGGTTCGTCCTCGCAGACCCACCGACGAGTGAGCTGCGCGAGGAGAGCGACCCCCGATGGCCTATCCGTTGCACGACCCGACCGGTGCCGGCGTCCCGGCGAGCCCGGACCTGCCCGCGGTCGAGCGCGGGGTGCTGGAGCACTGGACCGCCGACAAGACCTTCGAGGCCTCGATCGAGGCCCGCCCGGCCGGCGTGGACGGCAAGAACGAGTACGTCTTCTACGACGGCCCGCCGTTCGCCAACGGCCTGCCGCACTACGGCCACCTCTTCACCGGCTACGTCAAGGACGTGGTGCCGCGCTACCAGACCATGCGCGGGCGGCACGTCGAGCGGCGCTTCGGCTGGGACTGCCACGGGCTGCCGGCCGAGGTGGTGGCCGAGAAGCAGCTCGGCATCACCACCAAGGCGGAGATCCTCGACCTCGGCGTGGCCCGGTTCAACGACGCCTGCCGCGCCAGCGTGCTGGAGTTCACCCAGGACTGGGAGCGCTACGTCACCCGGCAGGCCCGCTGGGTCGACTTCGCCAACGACTACAAGACGCTCGACCTGGACTACATGGAAAGCGTCATGTGGGCCTTCAAGACCCTGCACGACAAGGGCCTGGTCTACGAGGGTTTCCGGGTGCTGGCGTACTGCTGGCGGTGCGAGACCCCGCTGTCCAACACCGAGACCCGGATGGACGACGTCTACCGGGACCGGCACGACCCGACGCTGACCGTGTGGTTCGAGCTGACCGCCGACGAGAGCGCGCCGGAGCCGCTGCGCGGGCCGGTCAAGCTGGGCGTCTGGACCACCACGCCGTGGACCCTGCCGTCGAACCTGGCGCTCGCCGTCGGCCCGGACATCGAGTACGCGGTGCTGGACCGCGACGGCGAGCGGTACGTGGTCGGCGCCGCGCGCCTCGGCGCGTACGCCAAGGAGCTGGAGGGGTACCAGCAGGTCGGCACCGTGCACGGCCGGGACCTGGTCGGGCGCCGCTACACGCCGCTCTACGACTTCCTGGTCGAGCCGGCCGGGCCGAACGCCTACCAGGTGCTCGGCGCGGAGTTCGTCACCACCGAGGACGGCACCGGGATCGTCCACCTGGCCCCGGCGTTCGGCGAGGACGACCAGAACACCTGCAACGCGGCCGGCATCCCGACCGTGGTCACCGTGGACGACCACACCCGGTTCACCGCGCTGGTCCCGCCCTATCAGGGCGAGCAGGTCTTCGACGTGAACAAGCCGGTGATCCGGGAGCTGAAGGAGCGGGGGGTGGTGCTGCGGCAGGACGTCTACACGCACTCGTACCCGCACTGCTGGCGCTGCGACACCCCGCTGGTCTACAAGGCGGTGTCGTCGTGGTTCGTCGCGGTGACCTCGTTCAAGGACCGGATGGTCGAGCTGAACCAGGAGATCAACTGGACGCCGGGGCACATCAAGGACGGCTCGTTCGGCAAGTGGCTGGCCAACGCCCGGGACTGGTCGATCAGCCGGAACCGGTTCTGGGGCTCGCCGATCCCGGTGTGGCGCTCGGACGACCCGAACCATCCGCGGATCGACGTGTACGGGTCGCTGGACGAGATCGAGCGGGACTTCGGCGTACGCCTGACCGACCTGCACCGGCCGGCGGTGGACGACCTGGTCCGGCCCAACCCGGACGACCCGACGGGCAAGGCGATGATGCGCCGGGTGCCGGAGGTGCTGGACTGCTGGTTCGAGTCCGGTTCGATGCCGTTCGCCCAGGTGCACTACCCGTTCGAGAACCGCGACTGGTTCGAGCACCACTACCCGGGCGACTTCATCGTCGAGTACATCGGGCAGACCCGCGGCTGGTTCTACACCATGCACGTGCTGGCCACCGCGCTGTTCGACCGGCCGGCGTTCCGCAACTGCCTGAGCCACGGCATCCTGCTCGGCTCGGACGGGCGCAAGATGTCCAAGAGCCTGCGCAACTACCCGGACGTCTACCACGTGTTCGACTCGTACGGGTCGGACGCGATGCGGTGGATGCTGATGTCCTCGCCGGTGCTGCGCGGCGGGGACATGGCGGTCACCGAGACGCTGATCCGGGACGCGGTGCGCCAGGTGCTGCTGCCGCTCTGGAACGTCTGGTACTTCTTCACGCTCTACGCCAACGCGGACGGCTACACCGCGCGCCGTCGTACCGACTCGACGAACGTGCTCGACCGGTACGTGCTGGCGAAGACGAACGAGCTGGTGGCGACCGTCGGCGCGCAGATGGACGCGTACGACATCTCCGGCGCCTGCGCGACCGTCCGGTCCTACCTGGACGCGCTGACCAACTGGTACGTGCGCCGCTCGCGGGACCGGTTCTGGGCCGGCGACGCGGACGCGTTCGACACGCTCTCGACCGTGCTGGAGACGCTCTGCCGGGTGGTGGCGCCGCTGGCGCCGCTGACCGCCGAGGAGATCTGGCGCGGGCTGACCGGCGAGCGGTCGGTGCACCTGACCGACTGGCCGTCCGCCGAGGAGTTCCCGGCCGACCACGAGCTGGTCTCCGCGATGGACAACGTCCGGGCGGTCGCCTCGGCCGCGCTGTCGCTGCGCAAGGCGAAGGGCCTGCGGGTCCGGCTGCCGCTGGCGAAGCTGACCGTGGCGTCGCCGGTGGCCGACCAGCTCCGGCCGTTCGTCGACCTGGTCGCCGACGAGGTCAACGTGAAGGAGGTCGTGCTCGCCGGCGATGTGGAGGCCTACTGCCAGCAGGTGCTGACCGTGGTGCCGCGGGCGCTCGGCCCGCGCGTCGGCAAGGCGGTCCAGCAGGTGATCAAGGCGGTCAAGGCGGGGGAGTGGGAGCTTCACGACGGCGCCCCGGTCGCCGCCGGGGTCACCCTGGCCGAGGGCGAGTACGAGCTGCGCCTGGTCGCCGCCGACGCCGAGCACTCCGCGCCGCTGCCCGGCGGTGAGGGCGTGGTCGTGCTGGACACCGAGGTCACCCCGGAACTGGCCGCCGAGGGGCTGGCCCGGGACGTGGTCCGGGTGGTGCAGCAGGCCCGGCGGGACGCCGACCTGGACGTCTCGGACCGGATCGCGGTGGCGGTCTCGGCCTCCGAGGAGGTGCGCGCGGCGGTCGCCGCGTACACCGACTTCGTGGCCCGGGAGGTGCTGGCGGACAGCGTCGACTTCGTCGACGGGCTCGACGGCTTCGCCGGCGAGGTCGGCGACGGCGAGCGCGTGGTGGTGGGCGTCCGCCGCGTGTAAGGCGGGGGACCTTCTTAACGCATTCGGTAGAGGAGGGGCCCCCGCCTAACCGGGCGTACCGAGCGGGTGGACTGCGGGCCACCCGCTCGGCCTCCGGTGGCGGCGTCGGCTACCGTGACAGCGCCTGTTTCGCGTACGAACGCCGGAGGACCCGTGCCCCTGCTCTACACCATCGGCAAGCTCACCGTGGCGCCCGCGCTCCGGTTGGCCTTCCGGCCGCACGCGGAGGGGTTGGAGCACATCCCGGCGACCGGCGGCGCGATCTTCGCGGGTAATCACCTCTCCGTCGCCGACGAGTTGTTGCTCGGCACCGTGGTCCCGCGGCACCTGGCGTTCTGGGCCAAGTCGGAATACTTCAACGGCACCGGGGTCAAGGGCGGTTTCTCCAAGTTCGTGCTCACCGGGCTGGGCGCCATCCCGGTCGAGCGGGGCGGCGGGCGGGCGGCGCTCTCCGCGTTCGACGCCGCGATCCCGGTGCTCAAGGCCGGCGACCTGGTCGCCGTCTACCCGGAGGGCACGCGCTCCCCGGACGGGCGGCTCTACCGCGGTCGTACCGGCGCGACCCGGCTGGCGGTCGCCGCCGGGGTGCCGATCATCCCGGTCGGCGTGACCGGCACCGACAAGGCCCAGCCGATCGGGACCCGGGTGCCCCGGCCCGGCCGCGCCAAGATCACCATCAAGTTCGGCAAGCCGCTGGACTTCACCGGCCGGCCCGACGACCGGTCGTCGCTGCGGGTCATGACCGACGAGCTGATGGCCGAGATCCAGAAGCTCACCGGTCAGGAGTACGTGCCCCGCTACGCCCCGAAGCGCAGCGAGGAGCCCCCGGCCTGACCGGCCCGCTCAGGACTGCTTCGGAACCACCACCTGCTGGCGCAGGTCGTTCAGCAGCCGGCCGCTGTCGTCCACCGACAGCCGGGTGAACACGCCCGTGGCGAGGCTGCCGTGGTCCACCGAGGTGCACACCACCACCGTGTCGCCGTCCGCGCGGCCCACCGCGCAGCGCTCGTACCGGCCGCGTACGCCGGTGTCCACGGTCACCGAGGGCTGCAGCGCGTAGTCGTCGGTGAGCCGCTTCAACTCGGCCTCGGCGTCGGACTCCGGCGTGAACCGGAAGCCGGTGCTGCCGAAGAGCGTCACCCGCTTGCCATCGTTCGTGGTGTAGATGCCGGCGAACGTGTCCTCGGCGAGCCAGTCCGCCTGGCGTACCCGGCTCTTCAGGTCCTCGGCCGTCGACTGGCTGTCCCGGTCCTGGCGCAGCCGCATCGAGTCGAGCTGGTCCGGGAGGGTGGCGCTGGCCGGGTACTGGCTGGAGAGCGGCTGGATCCACCAGAGCGGGACGCCGCAGCAGCACGCCACGCTGAGCAGCAGCACCCAGGGCCAGCGGCGGCGCCGGCGGACCGGCACCGGCACGTACCCCTTGGTGGCCTGCCATCCCGGCGGCGGCGCGGGTCGGCCCCGGCGCTGCTTGGGCGGCCGGGCCTGCTTCGGCGGCGGTGCGGACACCGGGCGGCCGGCCGGCGGACCGGGGTACGGCGGCTGGGCCGGCGGTGACACCGGGCGGGCGGCCGGCGGGCCCGGGTACGCCGGAGCCTGCGCGGGTGGCGACACCGGGCGGGCGG encodes:
- a CDS encoding bifunctional folylpolyglutamate synthase/dihydrofolate synthase; this translates as MSDRTDPAFAEVEAALNARGFTRIRFELEKIESLLDLLGSPQRAYPSIHLTGTNGKTSTARMIDSLLRAFGLHTGRYTSPHLETVRERISLDGEPVSEERFVATYREIAPLAELVDQRSAEPLTYFDLTTALAFATFADAPVDVAVVEVGLGGAEDATNVIQAGVAVITPIGLDHTEWLGDTIEDIALHKAGIIHPGATVIAAAQEEDAARPILERCAEVNATVAREGAEFGVMRRAVAVGGQVLTIQGLGGVYEEIFIPLHGAHQAQNAAVALAAVEAFLGAGARRQLDIEAVREGFAATSSPGRLERVRTAPTVLLDGAHNPHGMAATVTALQEEFAFSKLVGVLAVLGDKDAAGLLDLLEPVLDTIVVAENSSPRAMPVDELAELAREVFGAERVQVAREMPDAIEAAVAEAESDVPGELAGVGVLITGSVVTVADARRLLKR
- a CDS encoding DUF4233 domain-containing protein codes for the protein MTGPERRPDAEPGPGGEADPGAEQPGGAGPGGVRRSGLRNPDKAVRGLGAGTLSLEALVLLLAIQPIRVVGGDLSGVAIGAIVALAVACVVLAGMMRRSWAWHAGTVVQGLLLLSGLLHWSLFVLGVIFALVWAYAWHVRRVILG
- the ndk gene encoding nucleoside-diphosphate kinase yields the protein MSSSSPDERSLVLIKPDAVRRGLVGEILSRFERKGLRIDALVSRTMDGDFADQHYAEHVDKPFYPPLKTFMTGGPLVALVLSGDQVIEVVRGMIGSTDGRKAAAGTIRGDLSLSNRENLVHASDSTDSAKREIALWFPELG
- a CDS encoding RNA polymerase sigma-70 factor; translated protein: MTSPRAAEAAGALTAHRPMLLGLAYRLLGSLHDAEDVLQEAYLRWLDVDRRAVAEPRRYLSRVVTRLALDRLRARRASRETYVGPWLPEPVPTEESPFGPLETAELRETISTALLHLLERLTPPERAVYVLHTAFAMPYAEIGDILDRSAADCRQLHHRAAARLAEERRRFTAGPAEQRRLLDAFLAAARDGDLVRLTDLVATDATAWSDGGGRIRAARRPVYGADRIARFFAGVYGRRRPGVRAAPVELNGAPALLLTWPSGVRYTLGVAAAGGRITNVYLVGNPDKLTWVGR
- a CDS encoding carboxymuconolactone decarboxylase family protein, coding for MSRIDMATVAPEAYAAVLGLEKYIRGNLDHTVLELVKTRASMINGCAFCVDMHTREALAAGEDSRRLFVLAAWREAPSFFDERERAALALTDAVTRLGEHGVPDDVWDAAAKVWSEKELADLVVAIATINVWNRIVISSRTQPPHEV
- the ileS gene encoding isoleucine--tRNA ligase yields the protein MAYPLHDPTGAGVPASPDLPAVERGVLEHWTADKTFEASIEARPAGVDGKNEYVFYDGPPFANGLPHYGHLFTGYVKDVVPRYQTMRGRHVERRFGWDCHGLPAEVVAEKQLGITTKAEILDLGVARFNDACRASVLEFTQDWERYVTRQARWVDFANDYKTLDLDYMESVMWAFKTLHDKGLVYEGFRVLAYCWRCETPLSNTETRMDDVYRDRHDPTLTVWFELTADESAPEPLRGPVKLGVWTTTPWTLPSNLALAVGPDIEYAVLDRDGERYVVGAARLGAYAKELEGYQQVGTVHGRDLVGRRYTPLYDFLVEPAGPNAYQVLGAEFVTTEDGTGIVHLAPAFGEDDQNTCNAAGIPTVVTVDDHTRFTALVPPYQGEQVFDVNKPVIRELKERGVVLRQDVYTHSYPHCWRCDTPLVYKAVSSWFVAVTSFKDRMVELNQEINWTPGHIKDGSFGKWLANARDWSISRNRFWGSPIPVWRSDDPNHPRIDVYGSLDEIERDFGVRLTDLHRPAVDDLVRPNPDDPTGKAMMRRVPEVLDCWFESGSMPFAQVHYPFENRDWFEHHYPGDFIVEYIGQTRGWFYTMHVLATALFDRPAFRNCLSHGILLGSDGRKMSKSLRNYPDVYHVFDSYGSDAMRWMLMSSPVLRGGDMAVTETLIRDAVRQVLLPLWNVWYFFTLYANADGYTARRRTDSTNVLDRYVLAKTNELVATVGAQMDAYDISGACATVRSYLDALTNWYVRRSRDRFWAGDADAFDTLSTVLETLCRVVAPLAPLTAEEIWRGLTGERSVHLTDWPSAEEFPADHELVSAMDNVRAVASAALSLRKAKGLRVRLPLAKLTVASPVADQLRPFVDLVADEVNVKEVVLAGDVEAYCQQVLTVVPRALGPRVGKAVQQVIKAVKAGEWELHDGAPVAAGVTLAEGEYELRLVAADAEHSAPLPGGEGVVVLDTEVTPELAAEGLARDVVRVVQQARRDADLDVSDRIAVAVSASEEVRAAVAAYTDFVAREVLADSVDFVDGLDGFAGEVGDGERVVVGVRRV
- a CDS encoding lysophospholipid acyltransferase family protein; amino-acid sequence: MPLLYTIGKLTVAPALRLAFRPHAEGLEHIPATGGAIFAGNHLSVADELLLGTVVPRHLAFWAKSEYFNGTGVKGGFSKFVLTGLGAIPVERGGGRAALSAFDAAIPVLKAGDLVAVYPEGTRSPDGRLYRGRTGATRLAVAAGVPIIPVGVTGTDKAQPIGTRVPRPGRAKITIKFGKPLDFTGRPDDRSSLRVMTDELMAEIQKLTGQEYVPRYAPKRSEEPPA